In one window of Macadamia integrifolia cultivar HAES 741 chromosome 2, SCU_Mint_v3, whole genome shotgun sequence DNA:
- the LOC122092639 gene encoding uncharacterized protein LOC122092639: MIVVAALFEDQLLYSKTLHCCCYSFEEICCCYYSILETLHRFFSTFLTLNPNSGRPLEILRILIGVKSTFFLAEQICVGSIGKGKDPIRKFGGRKLLLRRFCSLIMDWVYKRIWIIFLE; encoded by the exons ATGATTGTTGTTGCTGCTCTATTTGAAGACCAATTGCTTTATTCGAAGACCCtgcactgctgctgctactctTTTGAAGAAATCTGTTGTTGCTACTACTCTATTTTGGAGACTTTGCACCGCTTCTTCTCTACTTTTCTCACATTAAACCCTAACTCTGGACGTCCGTTAGAG ATTCTCCGGATCCTCATAGGA gtGAAGAGTACGTTCTTTTTAGCAGAACAGATATGTgttggaag CATAGGTAAGGGCAAGGATCCAATAAGAAAGTTTGGAGGAAGGAAGTTGTTGCTAAGGAGATTTTGTTCTTTGATCATGGATTGGGTGTATAAACGTATTTGGattatatttttagaataa